AGGTATCCGCCGACGGCGACGCGGATCACCGCGGGCGCGGAGAAGTTTCCGTTCGAGCGCCAGCGGATGAGCGGCAGCTCGTTGCGCAACTGGTGCATCGCCGGCCAGATGTAATCAAAGAATTGGATCTCGGGGACGGGCTTCAATCCGCGGGTGGCCATGCCGACGGCGCGTCCCACGATGTTGGCCTCGGCGAGCGGCGAGTTGAACACGCGCTCGCAGCCGAACTCCGATTGCAGCCCGAAGGTCAGCTTGAAGACTCCGCCTTTGCCTTTCACCTGCTTCTGCTTCAGGTACTCCTCGCGCGAGCAGTCGGCCACGTCTTCGCCAAAGATGACCACGCGTTCGTCGCGGCGCATCTCGTCGCGCAGGCACGCGGTGATAAGGTCGGCCATGGTCTTATCGGCGCCCTCGGTCGCGGGCTGGGTGGCGAAAGCGGATGAGCACGGGTCAAGATCGGGCGAGTAGATGTGTTGCTTCCACGAGCCGGGCGCGGGCAGCGCCGCCGTGAGCGCTCGATCGGTGGCTTCCTGGATCTCGTCGTCCACGGACTTTTCCAGCGCGTTGATCTCTTTCTCCTCCAGGATGTTCTCGCGGATGAGGAACATCTGCATGCGCGTGATGGGGTCGCGTGCCGCGTCTTTCTGGCGCTCGCTGTCGGGGCGGTACAAGCGCTCGTCGTCGGAGAGCGAGTGCGAGTATGGCCGGATGACGTGTCCGTGGACGAGCGCCGGGCCTTTCGCCGCGCGGCAGTGCTCGATCGCTTTTGAGAGGACGGCGTAGCTCGCGACCGGATCGGTGCCGTCACACTCGGCGAAGTAGAAGTTGGGGAAGCCGGCGACCAGCTTCGAGATGCTGCCGCCCGCCGTCTGCACTTCTACCGGGACGGAGATGGCGTAGCCGTTGTCCTCGACCACGAAGAGCACGGGCAGCTTTGAATTCGCCGCGGTGTTCATCGCCTCCCAGAACTCGCCCTGGCTCGTGGTGCCCTCGCCGCAGGAGACGTAGACGACCTCGTCGGCGTGGAAGATCACGTCTTTGAATTGGCGGTAGTCCCCTGAGTGTTTTTTCGCGGCTTCCGGATGGGTGGTGAAGTAGCGTCCCGCTTCGGCGCATCCCACGGCTTGCAGGAATTGCGTGCCGGTGGGGGAAGATTGCGTGACGATGTTGAGCCGCTTGTGTCCCCAATGCGAAGGCATCTGGCGGCCACCGGAGCTCGGG
This region of Acidobacteriota bacterium genomic DNA includes:
- a CDS encoding dehydrogenase E1 component subunit alpha/beta, which produces MATTKVEPKPAPKTQPPPPPKGERTWQGLTRKQLVDMYCTMFMSRRLDDREILLKRQQKIYFQISGAGHEALLVAAAAALRPGYDWFYPYYRDRALCLALGMSPYEQLLEAVGAADDPSSGGRQMPSHWGHKRLNIVTQSSPTGTQFLQAVGCAEAGRYFTTHPEAAKKHSGDYRQFKDVIFHADEVVYVSCGEGTTSQGEFWEAMNTAANSKLPVLFVVEDNGYAISVPVEVQTAGGSISKLVAGFPNFYFAECDGTDPVASYAVLSKAIEHCRAAKGPALVHGHVIRPYSHSLSDDERLYRPDSERQKDAARDPITRMQMFLIRENILEEKEINALEKSVDDEIQEATDRALTAALPAPGSWKQHIYSPDLDPCSSAFATQPATEGADKTMADLITACLRDEMRRDERVVIFGEDVADCSREEYLKQKQVKGKGGVFKLTFGLQSEFGCERVFNSPLAEANIVGRAVGMATRGLKPVPEIQFFDYIWPAMHQLRNELPLIRWRSNGNFSAPAVIRVAVGGYLTGGAIYHSQCGESLFTHTPGMRVVFPSNALDANGLLRTAIRSDDPVMFFEHKRLYREPFGRAPYPGPDYMVPFGKARLWKEGTDITVVTYGAVVPRALQAAQKLEREEGVSVELLDLRTLNPYDWEAIAGSVRKTSRVIVAHEDTLSWGYGAEIAARIADELFEDLDAPVRRVAAKDTFVAYQPTLEDEILPQAEDLYRAMSELAKF